A window of Castanea sativa cultivar Marrone di Chiusa Pesio chromosome 8, ASM4071231v1 genomic DNA:
CATGACGAGAGAAACATTGCCACGTCACTGACGATGATACCAAAATGATTCAATGCCGGCAGTAATACCTCGAGCGGTTACGACGCTAACTGGGTAGACCGTTGGAAACACATTAAAGACCCATTACTCGGCCAGGAGCACCATTAAGCCAGGAATTAATGCCACAACGGCTAGACACCAAAAAAGGTATATAAAGCCTTTGCACCACCCACATAAGGGgcagaaaaaaaacacaattatatgaaaaaaaaagcgATTCCTttataaaactctattttcttttgtgctaactttggcatcggaggtgttgtggcaggcaccgcACTGGTGACCGAGTAAAGAAGCTTCTATCTTATTCGTAGGAGTGATACAGTCATCACCTGGACGGACTACCACCGGCTGGCATTCATCTGGACGAACCCTCCTCAATTGATGATAttctgcttcatcagtttggtgCCATCTGTGGGGACGACGTTCTCGTACTACGATCCGAAAGCGCAGTTCCTACCAACTTCAATAtccagatggagtccaaccaagaCTCAGCAGCCTTGGCTCAGCAAGTTCCAGCTCTTGTGGCCACTGTAGAAGAGCTCACCAGACAGAATGAAGAAATTAGACAAAAACTTCAGCAGGAAGAGAACCGATTGAGAGCGGTccaagaagacgaagaagataGTCACGGGAGAACTGACCGACGAAGGACCATCACTCCGGAGGAACAGCATTCTGATCTCCTCcaggaaatgagaaaggagatgaacGAGCTGAAAAATGCCATCAAGGAGAAGATGGACCGGAGCCTAGATAGGATGGTCAGGGCAACAGATTCACCCTTTACCTTGGCAGTTTTAGAACGGCCAATACCAGCAAAGTTTTGGTTACCTCAGCTTGAACCCTTTGACGGATTCAAGgacccccaagatcaccttaataccttcaagacgacacTGGGTCTTCAATAGCCCCCTGACGAGAtaatgtgtcgttccttccctacCACGCTAAAGGGGGCTGGTAGGGAATGGTTCACGAGGCTGCCCACCTCATCTATTGACAGCTTTGAACAGTTAAGTAGCGCCTTTCTGTGCCATTTCGTCAGAGGGCAACGTCCTAAGAGACCCACGGATCACAtgctcactattaagcaaggggaGAAGGAGACCTTGCGCTCGTACGTGAAGCGCTTCACTCGAGAGACCCTAAAAGTGGACGATGCCGACGACAAAGTACAGATGACGACATTTAAGGCAGGGCTTAGGTCTCGGGAATTCGTCATCTCGTTGGCAAAGAATCCGCCTTGgacgatggcagagatgctCCTAAAAGTGCAAAAATACATGAACGCCGAGGATGCGCTGGCAGCCATTATGGACGAGGGCAAGTCAAAAAAATGAGGGAAGGCACGAAGACGAACGTAGGGGGCAAAAGAGAGAGCGTCCAAACCGTCGGGGAAGTGACGTAGACAAACGAAAGGATGAAAAGACGCCACGAACGGTAAAATTTACCCCTCTGATTATGcctattgacaaaattttgacacagatccAGGATCAACACTACCTTCAGTGGCCAAAGCCTTTACATTCATCTCCTAACGTGCGGGACAAGAACAAATACTGTcgattccacaaggatcatagccattacacggaggattgccgAGACCTGAAAGGACAAATAGAAGAGTTGATACAGAACGGAAAATTGCAGAAGTATGTAAAGAAGGAAGAACCCAGCAGGTTTAGAGACGAAGGCAAGGGCCAGCGCGAGTCTTCGTCAAAAATGGGGTCAGCACTTCTCAACTACCACAAGACGTGATTGGAGAAATACACACGATTGCAGGAGGGCCACCGACGGGAGGGTCGtgcaagtccctcaagaaagcatgcCAGAGGCAAGTGAATAGCGTCCATATGCAGCCCCCATTCAAGCAGAGATGAACAAACCGTGACATCTCTTTCAACGAAGAAGATGCCCGAGGAGTAAGGCCGCCACACAACGACCCCCTAGTTATAACACTCACGATCGAGGGATTTAACACCAAGAGGATACTTATAGATAATTCCAGTTCCGCAGACATTATGTACTTGCCAGCCTTCCAGCAGCTGAAACTTGATCCTAAGAGGCTGCCTCCCTTTGACTCCCCTCTCGTCAGCTTCAGCGGGGACAAGGTATACCCCAGGGG
This region includes:
- the LOC142607610 gene encoding uncharacterized protein LOC142607610 — its product is MCRSFPTTLKGAGREWFTRLPTSSIDSFEQLSSAFLCHFVRGQRPKRPTDHMLTIKQGEKETLRSYVKRFTRETLKVDDADDKVQMTTFKAGLRSREFVISLAKNPPWTMAEMLLKIQDQHYLQWPKPLHSSPNVRDKNKYCRFHKDHSHYTEDCRDLKGQIEELIQNGKLQKYVKKEEPSRFRDEGKGQRESSSKMGSALLNYHKT